From Paenibacillus polymyxa, the proteins below share one genomic window:
- a CDS encoding NYN domain-containing protein codes for MADTRDVLLVDGYNMIGAWPELSALVQSGMQEARDRLLERLADHQAYSGRRVIVVFDAYRVPGLGKTFAQSKVQIYFTREKETADECIERLVRELSSKRRSIYVATSDQVEQHVAFGQGALRVSARELLIEIEESEREVQKRIQQDNAKLSRNSLDGKLSPELRKLFERWRRE; via the coding sequence ATGGCTGACACGCGGGATGTTCTGCTTGTGGACGGTTACAACATGATTGGAGCCTGGCCCGAACTTTCCGCACTGGTACAATCTGGTATGCAGGAAGCGAGGGACAGACTTCTAGAACGACTGGCGGATCATCAGGCGTATTCGGGCAGAAGAGTCATCGTCGTATTTGATGCTTACAGGGTGCCAGGATTAGGTAAGACCTTTGCCCAGAGCAAAGTCCAGATTTATTTTACGAGAGAAAAAGAGACAGCCGATGAGTGCATCGAGCGATTAGTTCGTGAATTGAGCAGCAAGAGGAGAAGCATTTACGTAGCGACAAGTGATCAGGTAGAGCAGCATGTGGCCTTTGGCCAGGGAGCACTCAGAGTATCGGCACGAGAATTACTGATCGAGATTGAGGAATCTGAAAGGGAAGTCCAGAAGCGAATCCAGCAGGATAACGCCAAATTGTCCCGCAATTCGCTGGATGGCAAGCTGAGTCCGGAGCTTCGAAAGTTGTTTGAACGCTGGAGAAGAGAATGA
- the sigH gene encoding RNA polymerase sporulation sigma factor SigH produces the protein MSVDLKDIMLSKFDYKNDEDIVGAVHEGDGEALEFLINKYRNFVRAKARSYFLIGADREDIIQEGMIGLYKSIRDFKGDKLASFKAFAELCITRQIITAIKTATRQKHIPLNSYVSLDKPIYDEESDRTLLDVICGTQVSDPEELIINQEEFVGLEDKMSEILSELERKVLMLYLDGRSYQEIAEDLDRHVKSIDNALQRVKRKLEKYLEVRDS, from the coding sequence GTGAGTGTGGACCTCAAGGATATCATGTTGTCAAAGTTTGATTACAAAAATGATGAAGACATTGTCGGAGCAGTCCATGAAGGTGATGGGGAAGCGCTGGAGTTTCTGATTAACAAATATCGAAACTTTGTGCGGGCCAAGGCCAGATCCTACTTCCTGATTGGGGCTGATCGCGAGGATATTATTCAGGAGGGCATGATTGGTCTCTACAAATCCATCCGTGATTTTAAGGGAGACAAGCTTGCTTCGTTCAAGGCTTTCGCCGAGTTGTGCATAACACGACAGATTATTACGGCAATTAAGACGGCTACACGACAAAAGCACATTCCTCTGAACTCTTACGTATCTCTGGACAAGCCCATCTATGATGAAGAGTCAGACCGGACGTTGCTCGATGTGATTTGCGGAACACAAGTAAGTGATCCTGAAGAGCTGATAATCAATCAGGAAGAGTTTGTGGGTCTTGAGGACAAAATGTCCGAGATTCTGAGCGAGCTAGAACGCAAGGTACTTATGTTGTATCTGGACGGTCGTTCGTATCAAGAGATTGCTGAAGATCTGGATCGTCATGTGAAATCCATTGATAACGCGCTGCAACGGGTCAAACGTAAACTTGAAAAGTATCTGGAAGTAAGGGATAGTTGA
- the rpmG gene encoding 50S ribosomal protein L33, whose product MRVIITLACTNCKQRNYTTTKNKRNHPDRMEMKKFCKSCNEQTSHRETR is encoded by the coding sequence ATGCGGGTAATTATTACTTTGGCTTGTACAAATTGCAAACAAAGAAATTACACAACGACGAAAAACAAGCGTAATCACCCCGACCGCATGGAGATGAAGAAATTCTGTAAGTCCTGTAACGAACAGACTTCTCATCGGGAAACCAGATAG
- the secE gene encoding preprotein translocase subunit SecE gives MKRSFKSLFSFFSESWAELKKVRWPNRKELTNYTLIVIGTIAFVTIYFWVLDIGISAVIEAII, from the coding sequence GTGAAACGCAGTTTCAAGTCTCTGTTTTCCTTTTTCTCTGAAAGCTGGGCTGAACTCAAGAAAGTTCGCTGGCCCAATCGTAAAGAACTGACCAACTATACGCTGATTGTCATAGGGACGATTGCGTTCGTCACGATTTATTTTTGGGTTCTCGATATCGGCATTTCCGCTGTGATCGAAGCGATTATCTAG
- the nusG gene encoding transcription termination/antitermination protein NusG translates to MEKRWYVVHTYSGYENKVKANLEKRVESMGMEDKIFRVLVPMEEELVTKDGKKKTVMRKVYPGYVLVEMVQTDDSWYVVRNTPGVTGFVGSTGSGSKPTPLLPEEVEQILKHMGMVEPKPKIEFDVKESVRIKVGPFANFVGSVEEILVEKSKLKVHVNMFGRETPLELDYTQVEKI, encoded by the coding sequence ATGGAAAAAAGATGGTACGTCGTTCATACCTATTCAGGGTATGAGAACAAAGTCAAAGCCAATTTGGAAAAACGCGTTGAGTCCATGGGCATGGAAGACAAGATATTCCGTGTTCTTGTTCCTATGGAAGAAGAACTGGTAACCAAGGACGGTAAGAAAAAAACCGTTATGCGTAAAGTCTACCCTGGTTATGTCTTGGTCGAAATGGTCCAAACCGATGATTCTTGGTATGTTGTACGCAACACGCCAGGTGTTACGGGATTTGTAGGATCGACAGGCTCGGGTTCCAAGCCGACGCCATTGCTTCCAGAAGAAGTTGAACAGATTCTGAAGCATATGGGCATGGTAGAGCCGAAACCGAAGATTGAATTCGATGTTAAGGAATCCGTGCGAATTAAAGTTGGTCCTTTTGCGAATTTTGTGGGCTCCGTGGAAGAAATTTTGGTTGAGAAGAGCAAGCTTAAGGTTCACGTCAACATGTTTGGACGGGAAACCCCGCTTGAGTTGGATTATACTCAAGTGGAGAAAATATAG
- the rplK gene encoding 50S ribosomal protein L11: MAKKVIKMVKLQIPAGKANPAPPVGPALGQAGVNIMAFCKEFNARTADQAGLIIPVEISVFEDRSFTFITKTPPAAVLLKVAAKIEKGSGEPNKTKVATVNRAAVRQIAEQKMPDLNAASVESAMRMVEGTARSMGITIVD, translated from the coding sequence ATGGCAAAAAAGGTAATTAAAATGGTAAAACTGCAGATCCCTGCAGGGAAAGCTAATCCAGCGCCTCCAGTAGGTCCAGCTTTGGGTCAAGCAGGTGTCAACATTATGGCATTCTGTAAAGAGTTCAATGCTCGTACTGCTGATCAAGCAGGCCTGATTATCCCGGTTGAAATTTCGGTATTTGAGGATCGTTCTTTTACGTTCATCACCAAAACTCCACCGGCTGCTGTTCTGTTGAAAGTTGCTGCTAAAATCGAAAAAGGTTCCGGTGAACCGAATAAAACGAAAGTTGCAACTGTAAATCGCGCTGCTGTTCGTCAAATTGCAGAGCAAAAAATGCCTGACCTTAACGCAGCTTCCGTAGAATCGGCAATGCGTATGGTTGAAGGTACTGCTCGCAGCATGGGTATCACCATCGTAGATTAA
- the rplA gene encoding 50S ribosomal protein L1, with translation MAKHGKKYLEAAKLIDSEATYEPLEAVELVKKAATAKFDETVEAAVRLGVDSRKQDQAVRGVVVLPHGTGKTQRVLVFAKGDKVKEAEAAGADFVGDQDMINKIQQGWFEFDVCVATPDMMSEVGKLGRLLGGKGLMPNPKAGTVTFDVAKAVQEIKAGKIEYRLDKAGQIHAPIGKASFSAEQLNENLKALIEALNRAKPAAAKGVYLKNIAISSTMGPSARVNTSVYR, from the coding sequence ATGGCTAAACATGGTAAGAAGTACCTGGAAGCTGCTAAGCTGATTGACAGCGAAGCAACTTATGAGCCTTTGGAAGCCGTTGAATTGGTGAAAAAGGCTGCAACTGCTAAATTCGACGAAACCGTTGAAGCTGCAGTTCGTCTGGGCGTAGATTCCCGTAAACAAGACCAGGCTGTTCGTGGTGTTGTTGTCCTGCCACATGGTACGGGTAAAACACAACGCGTTCTGGTATTTGCAAAAGGTGACAAAGTGAAAGAAGCGGAAGCGGCTGGCGCTGATTTTGTTGGCGATCAAGATATGATCAACAAAATCCAACAAGGCTGGTTCGAATTCGACGTCTGCGTTGCGACACCTGATATGATGAGTGAGGTTGGTAAACTGGGTCGTTTGCTCGGTGGTAAAGGTTTAATGCCTAACCCTAAAGCAGGCACAGTTACTTTCGACGTTGCCAAGGCTGTTCAAGAAATTAAAGCCGGTAAAATCGAATACCGTCTCGACAAAGCAGGTCAAATTCACGCACCAATCGGCAAAGCATCTTTCAGTGCTGAGCAACTGAACGAGAACCTTAAAGCCTTGATTGAAGCCTTGAACCGTGCGAAGCCAGCGGCTGCTAAAGGTGTATACCTGAAAAACATCGCTATTTCTTCGACTATGGGACCAAGTGCACGTGTGAACACATCTGTTTACAGATAA
- the rplJ gene encoding 50S ribosomal protein L10 — MANAKVIQAKQEAVEVVAAKLRESVTTVVADYRGLNVAQVTELRKQLREAGIEFQVLKNTLLRRATAAAELTELDAVLTGPTAIAFGKDDAVSAAKILNDFAKKNNALELKGAVVEGRVIGVEEIKALAELPSREGLLSMLLSVLQAPMRNFALAVKAVADKEEQSA, encoded by the coding sequence TTGGCAAATGCAAAGGTGATTCAAGCAAAACAAGAAGCTGTTGAAGTTGTAGCTGCAAAATTGCGCGAGAGCGTAACAACTGTAGTTGCAGACTATCGCGGTCTGAATGTTGCCCAAGTAACTGAGCTGCGTAAGCAGCTTCGCGAAGCCGGAATCGAATTTCAAGTGCTGAAAAACACACTGCTCCGCCGTGCAACTGCGGCAGCAGAATTGACTGAACTGGACGCAGTATTGACAGGTCCTACTGCAATCGCGTTCGGCAAAGATGATGCAGTGTCTGCAGCTAAAATCTTGAACGATTTCGCTAAGAAAAACAATGCATTGGAACTGAAAGGTGCAGTTGTAGAAGGTCGTGTGATCGGTGTTGAGGAAATCAAAGCGCTGGCAGAACTGCCATCCCGCGAAGGTCTCCTTTCCATGCTCCTCAGCGTGCTTCAAGCTCCTATGCGCAACTTCGCGCTTGCGGTTAAAGCTGTTGCAGATAAAGAAGAGCAAAGTGCATAA
- the rplL gene encoding 50S ribosomal protein L7/L12, whose protein sequence is MSKEQILEAIKGMSVLELNDLVKAIEEEFGVTAAAPVAVAGGAAGGAAEAEQSEFDVILTSAGASKINVIKAVREITGLGLKEAKELVDNAPKPLKEKVAKEEAESVKAKLEEAGASVEVK, encoded by the coding sequence ATGAGTAAAGAGCAAATCTTGGAAGCAATTAAAGGTATGTCCGTATTGGAACTGAACGATCTCGTGAAAGCAATCGAAGAAGAATTCGGCGTAACTGCAGCAGCTCCAGTAGCTGTAGCAGGTGGCGCAGCAGGTGGCGCAGCAGAAGCTGAGCAATCCGAGTTCGACGTAATCTTGACAAGCGCTGGCGCTTCCAAAATCAACGTTATCAAAGCAGTTCGCGAAATTACAGGTCTTGGCCTGAAAGAAGCAAAAGAACTGGTTGACAACGCTCCAAAACCATTGAAAGAAAAAGTTGCAAAAGAAGAAGCTGAATCCGTTAAAGCAAAATTGGAAGAAGCAGGCGCTTCTGTAGAAGTAAAATAA